A window of Thermoproteales archaeon genomic DNA:
TTTATCTGGAAGGATTAAATCAAAACGAAGCAGCTGCTAGAATGAACGTTTCTAGAGGAACGCTTTGGCGGTCTTTAAATAATGGGAGGAAGAAAATTGTTCAGGCTCTTGTAGAGAGAAGACCGATAGTATTATCTGAGGTATAATTTTGATTTATTTTCTTATAAGAGTTGGATTTATAAGCTTTTGATTTAATATTTTTTAATGTCATAATTTGGCAAGTGAACTCTAAATGTCGCAGCTGATGCTCATAGGAATCGATTCCGCTTCGCTGGAGCTAATATTGAAATGGAGAGATAAATTGAAATTTTTCAACATGCTTTTGGAAGAAGGCGCTTATGGATATCTTCGATCCACTACTCCCCCTTTAAGCCCCGCGGCTTGGACCAGCATCTATACGGGGAAAAAACCTTCCAAAACGAAATTTTATGATTGGTTGAAGTATCCAACCAATCCATGCAATAAGCCTCGTGTAAGATTGGCTTCGTCCTTTGATTTGAAAGAGCCAACGATATGGGATATAGCGACAGTTCACGGTTTAAAATCCGCAATAATCAATGCCCCATTAACTTATCCATCAACTTATTTGCGTGGAATAATGGTATCAGGTGTTCCAGCTCACCTGTTTAGTAGTTATCCAATAACTTTTCCTCTAAAGCTTAGGAAAGAACTCGATGCTCTAGTAAATGGTTACGAAGTAATGCCTAAACTGGATATTCTCCGTTTTTTTGAATATGATCTAGTTAAAAGGTTGGAGCTCGTCGTTGAAAAAAGGAAAAAAGCGGTGGAATATCTCTATTCAAGAGAAAACTGGAATTTCTTTATGCCCGTATTTTTCGTTCTAGATACAATTCAGCATTATTTCTGGAGCTATACTGATGAAAACCACCCGCTTTATAAAAAGGACTCTTTGTCAAAAGTTGTATTTTACTTTTATAAAAAAATCGATACGATACTATACGATTTTATTAAAAAAATAGATGATTGTAATCTGATCGTTGTTTCTGATCATGGCGCGGGACCACTCTATGGCTATTTTCTCGTTAATAAGTATCTAGCATCTTTGGGATTACTGAAAACCAAGAAAAGATCGATGCTTAAGCTGTTGGCTACTCTAGTTTTCTCAATTATAGAGTTAGACCAAATGTTTTTTGTATATGAAATCGCGAAGAGAACTCGGATACCTTTAATAGATAAGCTATTAGATAAGCCCTTGATAAAGCAGATAGTAGAGCGTTTCTCCTTTTTCCCGCTTATGGAATTAATGAGTGGAGATTTTCTAAGTGAAATAGAATGGAATGATACTTTAGCTTTTGCCCTAGGTGCGGTGGGTGGAATTTTTGTTTCTAAAAATATTCCTAAGGAGAAAAGGAGAAAGGTGAAAATGCTTATCGAAAAAGCTCTTAAAAACCTGAGACTGCCATCGGGTAAAAAGGCTAAAGTTGAACTTTTTGAGGGATATGATAGTGATAATTCTCCAGATTTCTTTTATTCGATAGAAGATTACAAATATCTTCCTATAGTTCACTTATCGGGATGGAATAATAGAATTTTTGAAAAGCCGCTGTTCTTCACTGGATGGCATAGGCCTCTAGGAGTATTTTTTGCTTATGGTCCATTGTTCAAGAAAAATGTAAACGGGAAAATTCCAGTATATAGCATATGTGACGTAGCGCCCACGGTCTTGTACGCTCTAGGCTTACCCGTGTTGTCTGACATGGATGGAAAGCCGATATTTAAAATATTTTCAGAAGATGCCAGACGAAACCTAAAATTAGAACTGAAAAATTCGAGGCAATACAAACTGGCCCGAAAAATGCACTTGATAAAAACTAAAATGGCGTTACGAAATGCTCTTAGATAGTTTTAAAGTTCCTATCAAGATTTTAGATGATTATAAAGAAGATTCGTATGATAGTTTAGCGAATATTTTTTAAATCTGCCATTAATTCGGAATTAAATAAGAGAAATAAAAAAATTATCAGAAATTTCCATTAAAGTATCTCAGTATATTGCTTAACTATTTAATTATTAAATTTTCTAACATTTGGAAGAAAATAATTATTTATAATCTTTTTATATAAATATAAGTAGGTGTTTTAATGTTTAAACGGGAGCAAACTGCCTACAAGATACTTTATTGTATTTTAGTAATCGTCATAGCTTTGATATATTCTGGTTTCATCTTATTAAAGAATATAATGTTCGTAAACGTATCTTTTGTTATTTCAGCTTTGGTACTAACAGCTTCAAGTATCATGCCTTACCTTTACTTTACAGAGAAAGGGCTAAGAAGGATATATCTTTATCTTATTATAGCCACATTTTCCTTATTCGCCGCGAAAGTTTTAATTTTTATAGCTCAGTTTCATCCAGAACTTTTCAATATTATTTTATTGCTTAGAACGAGCCTATACTTGATATATTACCTGTTTTTCGCGTTCTGTGTGGCAGCTTTTTTTAAATTCTGGGTAGTTCCCGTCGACAAGGCTGGCGCAGTAAATAAGGTTTTTCTAGCTTCGTTTTTATGCTTGTTAATTTTTTTCACATTTAATACTTATTTGCTAATATTACATGGTAAACTTGTTTTTGGAGAACATATAATATATCTTATTTCAAGCAGTCTAGATGCATTTTTCATTCCTCTGCTAACCTACATCCTTTACATTTTCAGAAAAAGCGTATTTGAAGAATCATGGCTACTGATTCTGCTAGGAATAGTTCTAGAATTCTTAGGAAGTTTCGGGCATCACTTATCAGTTATAGGAATATTATTCGAGCCTTCAATTGTTATATTCCAAATTCTCATTATTGGAGGATATTTACTCGCTGCATATGGGTTTTTTAAGCAAATTTTCTAGCTTCGTAAAATTTAACTTTACTTTAAATTATTATTTTATGGATGATGAAAACCCCGACAGACAGGTGACGAGTAGACTAGAGGCTGAACAAGGATTAACTCGATGTCTCGGGTTCGATGTGAACCACAACGTCAACATTTTTTGACAATAATCTTCTTTTCTCAATAATTTCTGAGATTCTATGAGCCTCGTATAAGTCTTTAGAAGGGTATACCTTTAGAACCAAATCTATGTATATTTTATCGCCTATACTTCTAGCTCTAACGTAGCATACTTCTTTTACATATTTAACGCTCAAAGCTATTTTTCGAACATCTTCTCTTAAACCCTTAGGCATTCGATCAAATAATATATCCGTTGTCTCGACGAGTAGCTTATAACCCTCTCACACCAGAAAAGCCGCTAAAACGATGGAAAACATAGAATATAAGATATTGCTTGCGAAGCAAAAAGCGAAAAAATAACTATAGCGGTTCTGGCGACATCCCTAAAAAATTGACATAGTTAGCTCTTAGCACTTGGCTTCGCCATCGCTTATAGCCTCAATAATTGAACAAAGAAAGCACGGCTACAACCTTTACAAAAGTTAAGAATAGATGAGAATAAGCTAATAGGAGCATAGAATTCTTTCTTCATTTTTCATCGTCTTCTAAGTGAAGAATGCTCATCTTAAATAGCTTTCTAGATATTCAGCATCTCCGGGCTCTTCACCGATCGTACGACTGTTTACTCATCATCTAAATCTACTTAATGTCTAGAAGATATAAAAATCTTTGTCGATCCAGCCTAAACTAATTAATTTCTTGCTCGTAGAGTCTATAAATGAGATATTTTCTAAGCTTATTCCTATCAATCACCCTTTGTTGAGAAAAACCAATAGCTTAAGCTATCCTAAGCCATAATTTTTATATCTCCATTGAATTTTGGTTGTAGGATATATGCTGAGTATGAGGGTGCGATGATGGCAGAGATGGTAAGCGTAATAATCCCCTCATATAAAGATGCTAAATTGCTTCCAAAAACTTTGGATAAGCTTTTACAAAATTCTTATCCTAACAAGGAAATTATAGTGGTGATAGATGAGCCAACTGAAGAATCACTAAAGAATCTTCAGAAATTTAGCGAAAAAATAATTTTGATGATAAATCCTAAACGTCAAGGAAAAGTTAACGCATATAAAAAAGCATTAGAAAGGGCAAAAGGAGAATATCTGATTTTTCTAGATGATGATATAGAGGTTGTAAATGATAACTTTGTTGGAAAAATAGTTGAAAACCTAAAAAAATACGACTTCGTAGACGTGCGCAAAGAAATAATAAGAGATTCTCTTCTCTCACGTTTAGTATACTACGATTATATGGCAATGAACCTCGCGAACTATTTATTCTATAGATGGATTGGGAGATGTGTCGGCGTTAACGGCGCGGCCTTCGCTATTAGAAGAAAAGCCTTAGAAAAAATAGGAGGATTTCAGTATACAGTTTCAGAAGATTTAGATCTCGGAATCAGAGCCTATTTGCATGGCTTAAGCTTCGTGTTTTTGAAGGATTTAGCTGTGCTGAATAAAGCACCCAAAAGCTTAAGAGACTGGTTTAAGCAGAGAAAGAGATGGGCTATTGGAGCTGGGATCCGGATTAAAAAATATTTCCGTTCTTTAGTTTCTATTTTAAAGAGAAATCTTAAAGTTTGTTTATTCATTCTATTTACGGTTTTTCCAAACCTACTAATATTTATAATAAGCCTATTCTTGGAGGAAAGTATAGTAAACAAGCTGTTCATACTTCTTTTATTCTACTTGTCTTCTCTGCTTCCAATGCTTATACCAGTTTTCACGCTTGTATCTTATAGCCTAGCCTTTTTACCAATAAAAACTATAATCGTAGCTTCTCTCGGTTTCATATTTTATTCTATTATTTACTACTGGGCTGCAAAAAAACTAGGACATAAATTTAACATACTCGAATTTGCAGCGTACTATTTCGTATACTCGCCTATTTGGCTATTAATATTATTGACGGGGATTTTCCGAGTTACAGTATTGAAAAAAACTACAGTGGAGGATTGGGTTGTATAATTTAAACTTTGAAAATTACATTTAGCCACGTATTCTATTCGTATACTTGGCACGTTCTTTAAGCTTAATGAAGCTTCAAAATTAGGGATAGATTCTGATAAAACGGCTTGTTATTCTGTTTTTGCTGTTTTCGATTTTTGCCATAGTGATTCAAAATATTCTACGGTTGCATTTATTAGCTCTTCATCGTTTACTACAATTCCAAAAATTCTTGGAAATGATGAATCTGAAATTCTACCCATGCTTAGGATCATTCTAAAATTATCAACTATAACAAGGTCTAAAGGTAGAATACCAGTTATGAATCGGTATTCTTTATCTTTGGGAGCTTCTATGCCTGGTCTTATGAGAACCCTAATCTTAAGACTTTCTGGCATTGTTAAAGTTTTTAAAATTTCATTCATGTAATTTGTAGCTATAATAGCTCGAACTTCATGCTTTGCTCTTCTAAATAAATCTTTTATGATGGATGTTAGAGCGTCGAAATTTCTGACAACAAGTATGCTTGAGACCGACGCGCCTTTAATTTTAGCTTTTTCTAGCTGGCTGAGTATTTTACCCGCTTTAACAATTCTCTGCTCGAAGTCTTCCTTAATAGCTTTCATAATTTCTGAAGATCCTTTTGCAACATATATAAGGGGCTTATCTGATGCTTTAACTATCCATCCTCTTTTCTCTAGCTTGCGCAAAATCTCGTATACTTTTGTATAAGGTATTCCCGTAGTATCGCATACAGATTTGGGGTTTGCGCCTCCGCTTATAAGTAGATGAAGATATGCTAATGCTTCATAACGAGATAAACCTAATTTTCTTAAAGCCTCAAATGCTTCATGTACGTCACTGTCCAACGTCAACACCTATGCTTAAATATCTTAGATAATAAATATAAACGTATTTTAGCAGAGAGGAGAAAATGCAGGCATACGATCCAATAGAAATTGGAAAAAAAGTAGCTTCAGCGGTCGTAAAGAAACAAAATGGCGAAGAA
This region includes:
- a CDS encoding alkaline phosphatase family protein, yielding MSQLMLIGIDSASLELILKWRDKLKFFNMLLEEGAYGYLRSTTPPLSPAAWTSIYTGKKPSKTKFYDWLKYPTNPCNKPRVRLASSFDLKEPTIWDIATVHGLKSAIINAPLTYPSTYLRGIMVSGVPAHLFSSYPITFPLKLRKELDALVNGYEVMPKLDILRFFEYDLVKRLELVVEKRKKAVEYLYSRENWNFFMPVFFVLDTIQHYFWSYTDENHPLYKKDSLSKVVFYFYKKIDTILYDFIKKIDDCNLIVVSDHGAGPLYGYFLVNKYLASLGLLKTKKRSMLKLLATLVFSIIELDQMFFVYEIAKRTRIPLIDKLLDKPLIKQIVERFSFFPLMELMSGDFLSEIEWNDTLAFALGAVGGIFVSKNIPKEKRRKVKMLIEKALKNLRLPSGKKAKVELFEGYDSDNSPDFFYSIEDYKYLPIVHLSGWNNRIFEKPLFFTGWHRPLGVFFAYGPLFKKNVNGKIPVYSICDVAPTVLYALGLPVLSDMDGKPIFKIFSEDARRNLKLELKNSRQYKLARKMHLIKTKMALRNALR
- a CDS encoding TrmB family transcriptional regulator → MDSDVHEAFEALRKLGLSRYEALAYLHLLISGGANPKSVCDTTGIPYTKVYEILRKLEKRGWIVKASDKPLIYVAKGSSEIMKAIKEDFEQRIVKAGKILSQLEKAKIKGASVSSILVVRNFDALTSIIKDLFRRAKHEVRAIIATNYMNEILKTLTMPESLKIRVLIRPGIEAPKDKEYRFITGILPLDLVIVDNFRMILSMGRISDSSFPRIFGIVVNDEELINATVEYFESLWQKSKTAKTE
- a CDS encoding glycosyltransferase family 2 protein, with the protein product MMAEMVSVIIPSYKDAKLLPKTLDKLLQNSYPNKEIIVVIDEPTEESLKNLQKFSEKIILMINPKRQGKVNAYKKALERAKGEYLIFLDDDIEVVNDNFVGKIVENLKKYDFVDVRKEIIRDSLLSRLVYYDYMAMNLANYLFYRWIGRCVGVNGAAFAIRRKALEKIGGFQYTVSEDLDLGIRAYLHGLSFVFLKDLAVLNKAPKSLRDWFKQRKRWAIGAGIRIKKYFRSLVSILKRNLKVCLFILFTVFPNLLIFIISLFLEESIVNKLFILLLFYLSSLLPMLIPVFTLVSYSLAFLPIKTIIVASLGFIFYSIIYYWAAKKLGHKFNILEFAAYYFVYSPIWLLILLTGIFRVTVLKKTTVEDWVV